A window from Campylobacter concisus encodes these proteins:
- a CDS encoding transporter, which translates to MFRVRNEYLVVVAMGLLCVFIDITHLIAVNFVVALICALFCMKKDYIFILLLALNFALYFNVIDAPFEQPELWTYHVPALATATYGLSTLVYASAFLAFLPLFAYLYFLYSLCVVLCALRKSLRAKFEL; encoded by the coding sequence ATGTTTCGTGTAAGAAATGAATATCTAGTAGTCGTGGCTATGGGGTTGCTTTGTGTTTTTATTGATATAACCCATCTTATCGCAGTAAATTTTGTAGTAGCCTTGATTTGCGCTCTATTTTGTATGAAAAAGGATTATATATTTATTTTGTTGCTGGCGTTAAATTTTGCTCTGTATTTTAATGTCATAGATGCTCCGTTTGAACAACCAGAGCTTTGGACTTATCATGTGCCAGCGCTGGCAACTGCGACATACGGGCTTAGTACTTTAGTTTATGCTTCAGCTTTTTTAGCTTTTTTACCGCTTTTTGCTTATCTTTATTTTTTATATTCACTTTGCGTTGTGCTCTGCGCTTTGCGTAAAAGTTTAAGAGCTAAATTTGAGCTTTAA